AAGCTTGAACCTGTCATTATCTGTGAGTCAAAAGACTACATGAGTGAAGATGCACTTGTGCTAAAGAAAATTTACTATGAAATATTAGAAAAGAGGATGTGAGGTACAAAATGAAAAAGATTTTGGTTATAAATGGGCCAAATCTAAACCTTTTAGGTATCAGAGAGAAAGATATATACGGCAGTACAAATTACAATAAGCTTTTGGAGATAATATCAAAAAAGGCAACTGAACTTAATTTAAATATACTCTTTTTTCAGTCAAATCATGAGGGTGAGATTATAGATAGAATCCACAGAGCTCTTGATGAAGATATAGATGGAATAATTATCAATCCAGGTGCTTACACCCATTACAGTTATGCCATTCACGATGCAATAAAAGCTGTAAACATCCCAACAATTGAAGTACATATTTCCAACATCCATGCAAGAGAAGAGTTTAGAAAAAGAAGTGTAATTGCACCAGCATGTGTGGGACAAATCTCTGGTTTTGGTATAAAAAGCTATATAATTGCACTTTACGCATTAAAGGAGATTTTAGATTGATCCAAAAAAGTTACAAAAGTGAGGGATATTATAAATGACTGACAAGAGAATTGAGAAGGTTTTTGCAAGGGATGAAAAAATAGAGGCGGTATTTATCACAAAAAAAGAAAATGTGAGATATCTTAGCAATTTTAAAGGAGATGAGAGTTTTTTACTTCTCACCAGAGATAAAAAGAAATACCTACTTACAGATTTTAGATACGTTGAACAAGCAAAAAAAGAGGCAAGTGAATTTGAGATTATCGACTATAAGGGAAAGCTTTATGAGGCCATTTTGGATATTCTCTCTCAGAATCA
This Caldicellulosiruptor changbaiensis DNA region includes the following protein-coding sequences:
- the aroQ gene encoding type II 3-dehydroquinate dehydratase, producing the protein MKKILVINGPNLNLLGIREKDIYGSTNYNKLLEIISKKATELNLNILFFQSNHEGEIIDRIHRALDEDIDGIIINPGAYTHYSYAIHDAIKAVNIPTIEVHISNIHAREEFRKRSVIAPACVGQISGFGIKSYIIALYALKEILD